From the Lathyrus oleraceus cultivar Zhongwan6 chromosome 4, CAAS_Psat_ZW6_1.0, whole genome shotgun sequence genome, one window contains:
- the LOC127135399 gene encoding serine/threonine-protein phosphatase 7 long form homolog — MPYPDPWCVPYIERAGFGHVMHVVNATIDAKFILALCERWRPETHTFHLPTGECTVTLEDVYMLLGLRIDGKPVTGNVQQPNQICVEMLGVDLVEGEGSAKARGQGIKLSSLQLYHDSITLTEESSEQEKVIKTRVYIMLLFGNLLFPEGTGNSINFMYLSLLGDIDRISTYSWGSAVLAFLYSSLCKNAQNEHCTFSGCSFLLQTWGWWRLPRLAPENPNDYSFPYATRFITTGLDYSLTPKNKIIFYRQLLDRLRAQDFIWRPYLGLEHQPNPEDAAVWTAKTAIMRFTTVEMHQSDRVKLQFGMHQDIPGPPMSMEPWHLKKVSHQWYAQNWKEFAKEFRKMWKDRAHYVLQFPVAPNEMKPTREYVEWYRANTNPEMIVSDPFYLDDPRMQQPYFQQQQPPQYSQQQQPPPYYQQQPPQPFYQQQPPPPYYQQQPPPPYYQQQQPQHMSTPQPNQQYIPQTQSQYHEDYQQQTQHSHHHQQSQHLPQYQSPYFHQSQQFQHGNFPSSSSPPPSPDTGIQEDYQQDYYTPQQTLHFGQPDSTLNYQRPQFEGAPSSSQFVPPRQSFEGAEGTRLSYSTEGTSTEPQRQAARGRVRARGGNREAPPPREPSRRVTRPPPCGSYKGPHHM; from the exons atgccttatccagacccatggtgcgtaccttacatagagcgtgcgggtttcggtcatgtaatgcatgtcgtaaatgccaccattgatgccaaattcattttggctctgtgtgaacgttggagacctgagacacacacctttcacctaccaactggtgaatgtaccgtcacattagaggacgtgtacatgcttttaggtcttagaatagatggtaagcctgtcaccggaaatgttcaacagcctaaccaaatatgtgttgaaatgttgggggtagatctggtcgagggtgaggggtctgccaaagcaaggggtcagggtattaaattatctagcctacaattgtaccacgactccataactttgactgaggaatcctccgaacaagaaaaagtcataaaaacccgggtttacattatgctattgtttgggaacttgctatttcccgaagggacgggaaatagcataaattttatgtacttgagtttgctcggggacattgatagaataagcacatatagttggggttctgcagtattagcattcctatatagctctttgtgtaaaaatgcacaaaatgagcactgtacattttctggatgttCTTTTTTGCTtcaaacatgggggtggtggagattgccgaggctagccccagaaaatcctaatgactactccttcccctacgcaactag gttcattacaaccggactggattacagtcttacccccaaaaataaaattatattttatcgtcaactgttggatcgtctccgagcacaggat tttatttggaggccatatttgggattggaacatcaaccaaaccccgaagatgcagctgtttggacagcaaaaacggccataatgcggttcaccactgtggagatgcaccaaagtgaccgtgtcaagcttcaattcggaatgcatcaagacatcccaggccccccaatgtccatggaaccttggcatctaaaaaaagtcagccaccagtggtatgcccaaaattggaaggaatttgctaaggagtttcgaaaaatgtggaaagaccgtgcccactatgttctacaatttccggtggcgcccaacgaaatgaagccgacaagggaatatgtggaatggtatagagcaaataccaatccagaaatgattgtgtctgacccgttctatttggacgatccccggatgcaacagccatatttccaacaacaacaaccaccacagtattcccaacaacaacaaccaccaccttattaccaacaacaaccaccacaaccattttaccaacaacaaccaccaccaccttattaccaacaacaaccaccaccaccatattaccaacaacaacaaccacaacacatgtccaccccccaaccaaatcaacaatacataccacaaactcaatcccaataccatgaagactaccaacaacaaactcaacattcccaccaccatcaacagtcccaacacctaccacaatatcaatccccctacttccaccaatcccaacaaTTCCAACACGGCAATTTCCcaagctcttccagtcctccacctagccccgacacgggtatacaagaggactaccaacaggactactacacaccacaacaaacattgcactttggccaacccgattcaaccctaaactaccaaagaccacaattcgagggcgcacccagcagtagtcagtttgtcccaccgagacaaagcttcgagggcgcagaggggacccgtctttcctacagcactgaagggacttcgaccgAACCACAACGGCAAGCGGCAAGGGGGCGCGTTAGggcaaggggtggtaatagggaagcaccaccaccacgtgaaccgtctaggcgagtaactagacctcccccgtgcggatcgtacaagggaccgcatcatatgtga
- the LOC127136850 gene encoding uncharacterized protein LOC127136850, whose amino-acid sequence MKDGKCSKYFPKQFQPETIVDQDGFSVYRRRDNGHTVLKNGIQVDNRNVVPYNAKLLTKYQAHINMEWCNQSTSIKYLFKYINKGYDRITAAIVPNDDGTSNQPQNIDEIKQYIDCRYVSNISLEI is encoded by the coding sequence ATGAAAGATGGAAAATGTTCTAAATATTTTCCAAAACAGTTTCAGCCCGAAACAATTGTTGATCAAGATGGGTTTTCGGTATATAGAAGAAGGGACAATGGACATACAGTTCTTAAGAATGGAATTCAAGTCGATAACCGGAATGTTGTTCCATACAATGCGAAGTTGTTGACAAAGTACCAAGCTCACATAAACATGGAATGGTGCAATCAAAGTACATCGATTAAGTACTTATTCAAGTACATCAACAAAGGTTACGACAGAATCACCGCTGCCATTGTACCGAATGATGATGGAACTTCCAACCAGCCGCAGAATATTGATGAGATCAAACAATATATTGATTGTAGGTACGTTTCTAATATATCACTTGAAATATGA